From the Arthrobacter sp. PM3 genome, one window contains:
- a CDS encoding trypsin-like peptidase domain-containing protein, with protein sequence MTENPVPGASPEPTQHHREPAGPQDSAPAQPNVAAQPDVAAQPPVTQPTVPAQPAPTPANPTLRLDRPEDGAPRPVYSQSQPPQLQPSQPQPSQTQPQQPGPHAYGAPAGNQPHYGYAPYGNQPPGPSYGSGQSFSGQSFANDPAHAPKRKAAFGVPTLVASIVAAGLIGGGVVAGSNALLADRASTASTSTSSQAGPVIVNNREDVNAISAAALKASPSVVTIKATSGSDGGTGSGIILDAEGHVLTNTHVVTLDGKAANATVEVRTHDGKVYSAKIVGTDPLSDLAVIKIDNASGLVPATLGDSGKLNVGDTAVAIGSPLGLTGTVTDGIVSTLNRTISVASSAAPKDGADNSQGGDQGFQFAPPGGGQSQSTADQGSISINVIQTDAAINPGNSGGALVNTKGEIIGVNVAIASAGGDSATGSSSGNIGVGFSIPINNAKRVAQEIINNGKATHGQFGVSVKAKTAGSSASGFSVGAEVATVESGSAADKAGIKVGDVVTKFQNLTISDPNQLTAAVREQPAGGTVKVTVLRGGQEKEVDVTLGAAAEQ encoded by the coding sequence ATGACTGAGAACCCAGTGCCGGGTGCGTCACCTGAGCCGACACAACACCACCGGGAACCGGCGGGGCCCCAGGATAGCGCGCCGGCGCAGCCGAATGTCGCGGCGCAGCCTGATGTCGCCGCGCAGCCGCCTGTCACGCAGCCGACTGTCCCTGCGCAGCCCGCCCCGACGCCCGCGAACCCGACGCTCCGGCTGGACCGCCCCGAGGACGGTGCGCCGCGTCCGGTCTACTCCCAGTCCCAGCCTCCCCAGCTCCAGCCCTCACAGCCCCAGCCTTCACAGACCCAGCCCCAGCAGCCCGGACCCCACGCGTACGGTGCGCCCGCAGGAAACCAGCCGCACTACGGCTACGCCCCCTATGGCAACCAGCCGCCGGGACCGTCCTATGGTTCCGGCCAGAGCTTTTCCGGGCAGAGCTTCGCGAACGACCCGGCGCACGCCCCGAAGCGCAAGGCGGCGTTCGGCGTCCCGACCCTCGTGGCCAGCATCGTGGCGGCCGGCCTGATCGGCGGCGGCGTGGTTGCCGGCAGCAACGCGCTGCTGGCGGACCGTGCCTCGACCGCGTCCACGAGCACCTCGAGCCAGGCCGGTCCGGTGATCGTCAACAACAGGGAAGACGTCAACGCCATCTCAGCCGCCGCCCTCAAGGCTTCCCCCAGCGTTGTGACCATCAAAGCCACCAGCGGCAGCGACGGCGGCACCGGCAGCGGGATCATCCTGGACGCCGAGGGGCACGTGCTGACCAACACGCACGTGGTGACGCTCGACGGCAAGGCGGCCAATGCCACCGTGGAAGTCCGGACCCACGACGGCAAGGTCTACTCCGCGAAGATTGTCGGCACCGACCCCCTTTCCGACCTCGCCGTGATCAAGATTGACAACGCCTCCGGGCTGGTCCCGGCAACGCTGGGTGATTCCGGCAAGCTCAATGTCGGCGACACCGCCGTCGCTATCGGCTCGCCGCTCGGACTTACCGGCACTGTCACGGACGGCATCGTCTCCACCCTGAACCGGACCATCAGCGTGGCGTCCTCGGCCGCGCCTAAGGACGGTGCGGACAACTCCCAGGGCGGCGACCAGGGCTTCCAGTTCGCACCTCCCGGCGGCGGCCAGTCCCAGAGCACCGCAGACCAGGGGTCCATCTCGATCAATGTCATCCAGACGGATGCGGCCATCAACCCCGGCAACTCCGGCGGCGCGCTGGTGAACACGAAGGGTGAAATCATCGGCGTCAACGTCGCGATCGCCTCCGCCGGCGGCGATTCGGCCACCGGCAGCAGCAGCGGCAACATCGGCGTGGGCTTCAGCATCCCGATCAACAACGCCAAGCGCGTGGCCCAGGAGATCATCAACAACGGCAAGGCCACGCACGGGCAGTTCGGTGTCAGCGTCAAGGCCAAGACCGCCGGCTCGTCGGCTTCCGGGTTCTCCGTGGGCGCCGAGGTAGCGACGGTTGAGTCCGGCTCGGCCGCTGACAAGGCCGGCATCAAGGTCGGCGACGTCGTCACGAAGTTCCAGAACCTGACCATCAGCGATCCCAACCAGTTGACCGCTGCGGTGCGTGAACAGCCTGCCGGCGGCACGGTCAAGGTCACGGTGCTGCGCGGCGGCCAGGAGAAGGAAGTCGATGTGACCCTCGGCGCCGCAGCCGAACAGTAA
- a CDS encoding TPM domain-containing protein — protein MRSKLNRFLAVLGVAGLLALPAAPALAEDPVTIPSGQNIVDDANVLGSRKGEVQDAIQQLLKDHKYNLYVITAKTFENPTDPKAWAQAVAKNKGMGKADVILTMSDDGHYYFSPYSTSAIYPKTSNIVQNAIVPNLAGGKRDFAQAAIDTATAVGDAAAGGSGAVQSGGGAGSAVLVGVGVVAVGGAGTYLYLRSRRKKAAQGAGGTAGSQGGAPDPLAGLSVAELRRKSDSLLIEADDAIKSSEQELGFAQAQYGDSAVGNFTKALQEAKGHMTESFKLQQQLDDHIPDTEEQQRSWLGEIIRRSEAALASLQEQKADFDSLRELEKNAPQALAAVGTGAAEAREKIASAEQSLTELRAKYAESALVQVADNINQAKERLDFVQNASAAAQEKLAAGENSLAAVAVRAAEESLHQTNVLIGAITKVASSLGEARSSLEAAVVDTAQDLAQAKAMIQSGAHPELSGPVAAVEAALAQVKAQIQSGKIDPIATLKQVETAHQTLDQALGGIRDQQEQVRRAQASLQQSIMSAQAQISATSDYITARRGGVGTEARTRLAEAQRNLDYALSISRNDPVTALQYAQQAYALATQAAQLAQSDVDHFGGYASQGYGRGGMFGGSGGGGLGGAILGGILINSILHGGGGGGWGGGGGGGWGGGDSGGGWGGGEFGGGGDFGGGDSGSF, from the coding sequence ATGCGGTCTAAGTTGAATCGTTTCCTCGCCGTCCTTGGCGTGGCCGGATTACTGGCGCTTCCCGCCGCCCCGGCCCTGGCCGAAGATCCGGTGACCATCCCGTCCGGGCAGAACATCGTGGACGACGCGAACGTGCTCGGCAGCCGCAAGGGCGAAGTCCAGGACGCGATCCAGCAGCTCCTGAAGGACCACAAGTACAACCTGTACGTCATCACGGCCAAGACGTTCGAGAACCCGACCGATCCCAAGGCGTGGGCCCAGGCCGTCGCAAAGAACAAGGGCATGGGCAAGGCCGACGTCATCCTCACGATGTCCGATGACGGCCACTACTACTTCTCCCCCTATTCGACCAGCGCCATCTACCCCAAGACCTCAAACATCGTGCAAAACGCGATCGTGCCCAACCTGGCCGGAGGCAAGCGCGACTTCGCGCAGGCGGCCATTGATACCGCGACTGCGGTGGGCGATGCTGCCGCCGGCGGCAGCGGCGCCGTCCAGTCCGGCGGCGGCGCGGGCAGCGCCGTCCTGGTGGGAGTCGGCGTCGTGGCCGTGGGCGGTGCGGGCACGTACCTGTACCTGCGCAGCCGCCGCAAGAAGGCGGCCCAGGGCGCCGGGGGCACCGCCGGGTCCCAGGGCGGCGCGCCGGATCCGCTGGCAGGCCTCAGCGTCGCCGAGCTGCGCCGGAAGAGTGACTCCCTGCTGATCGAAGCCGATGACGCCATCAAGTCCAGCGAACAGGAACTTGGATTCGCCCAGGCCCAGTACGGCGACTCCGCGGTGGGCAACTTCACCAAGGCACTGCAAGAGGCGAAGGGGCACATGACGGAGTCGTTCAAGCTGCAGCAGCAGCTCGACGACCACATTCCCGACACCGAGGAGCAGCAGCGCAGCTGGCTCGGCGAAATCATCCGCCGTTCCGAAGCCGCCCTGGCGTCGCTGCAGGAGCAGAAAGCCGACTTCGATTCGCTGCGCGAACTGGAGAAAAACGCCCCGCAGGCCCTCGCCGCGGTCGGTACCGGTGCCGCCGAGGCCCGGGAAAAGATTGCCAGCGCGGAACAGTCGCTGACCGAGCTGCGCGCCAAGTACGCCGAGAGCGCCCTGGTCCAGGTGGCGGACAACATCAACCAGGCCAAGGAACGCCTCGACTTCGTCCAAAACGCCTCCGCCGCGGCGCAGGAAAAGCTCGCGGCGGGTGAAAACAGCCTCGCCGCCGTCGCCGTGCGCGCCGCGGAGGAGAGCCTGCACCAGACCAACGTCCTGATCGGCGCCATCACCAAGGTGGCCAGCAGCCTCGGCGAGGCACGCAGCAGCCTGGAGGCCGCCGTCGTCGACACCGCCCAGGACCTTGCCCAGGCGAAGGCCATGATCCAGTCCGGCGCCCACCCGGAACTTTCCGGCCCGGTGGCCGCCGTGGAGGCCGCGCTGGCACAGGTCAAGGCCCAAATCCAGAGCGGCAAGATCGATCCGATCGCCACGCTGAAGCAGGTGGAAACGGCACACCAGACCCTCGATCAGGCCCTCGGCGGAATCCGCGACCAGCAGGAGCAGGTGCGCCGGGCCCAGGCCTCGCTGCAGCAGAGCATCATGTCGGCCCAGGCCCAGATCAGCGCGACATCGGACTACATCACCGCCCGCCGCGGCGGGGTCGGCACCGAGGCCCGCACCCGCCTGGCGGAGGCCCAGCGGAATCTGGACTACGCACTCTCCATCTCCCGCAACGACCCGGTGACGGCGCTCCAGTACGCCCAGCAGGCCTATGCGCTTGCGACGCAGGCCGCACAGCTGGCCCAGTCCGACGTTGACCACTTCGGCGGCTACGCCAGTCAGGGCTATGGCCGCGGCGGGATGTTCGGTGGCAGCGGCGGCGGAGGATTGGGCGGAGCGATCCTCGGTGGCATCCTCATCAACTCGATCCTTCACGGCGGTGGCGGCGGCGGCTGGGGCGGCGGTGGCGGCGGTGGCTGGGGCGGCGGTGACTCCGGCGGTGGCTGGGGCGGCGGCGAGTTCGGCGGAGGCGGCGATTTTGGCGGCGGTGACTCCGGCAGTTTCTAG
- a CDS encoding PspA/IM30 family protein, which produces MVKQSIFGRMAQLAKANINSLLDQAEDPQKMLDQMVRDYTNNIAEAESAVAQTIGNLRMLQDDYNEDVRNAQDWGNKALAASRKADEYRAKGDIGDAEKFDNLAKVALQRQIASENEAKAAEPGIASQSEVVDKLKQGLDQMKGKLNELTSKRNELVARSKTAAAQSQVHDALKSINIMDPTSEVGRFEEKIRREEAKVRGQQELAASSLDAQFNALEDLGEQTEIEARLAALKSGSGPAAIGTGDRAAAGSTVDEADFDKL; this is translated from the coding sequence ATGGTTAAGCAGTCCATCTTCGGCCGTATGGCACAGCTGGCGAAGGCCAACATCAACTCGTTGTTGGACCAGGCCGAGGATCCGCAGAAGATGCTGGACCAGATGGTCCGTGACTACACGAACAACATCGCGGAGGCCGAATCCGCCGTCGCCCAGACCATCGGCAACCTGCGTATGCTCCAGGATGACTATAACGAGGACGTCCGCAATGCCCAGGACTGGGGCAACAAGGCCCTCGCGGCGTCCCGGAAAGCCGACGAATACCGGGCCAAGGGCGATATCGGCGACGCCGAGAAGTTCGACAACCTCGCCAAGGTGGCCCTGCAGCGCCAGATCGCCTCGGAAAACGAGGCCAAGGCCGCCGAGCCGGGCATCGCGTCCCAGTCCGAGGTGGTGGACAAGCTCAAGCAGGGCCTTGACCAGATGAAGGGCAAGCTCAATGAACTGACCAGCAAGCGCAACGAGCTGGTAGCCCGGTCCAAGACCGCGGCGGCGCAGAGCCAGGTCCACGACGCCCTCAAGAGCATCAACATCATGGACCCCACCTCCGAGGTGGGCCGCTTCGAAGAGAAGATCCGCCGCGAGGAGGCCAAGGTCAGGGGCCAGCAGGAACTTGCCGCCTCCAGCTTGGACGCCCAGTTCAACGCGCTCGAGGACCTCGGCGAACAGACCGAAATCGAGGCCCGGCTCGCCGCGCTGAAGTCGGGCAGCGGCCCCGCGGCCATCGGCACCGGAGACCGCGCCGCCGCCGGCTCCACAGTGGACGAGGCCGACTTCGACAAGCTCTAA